Proteins encoded within one genomic window of Lactococcus garvieae:
- the accD gene encoding acetyl-CoA carboxylase, carboxyltransferase subunit beta encodes MALFQKKKYIKINPNRSTVQGEMAKPEVPDELFAKCPACKHSIYSQDLGDSKICPHCGYNFRITAPERLKLLVDTDSFEEMFTGIETKNPLDFPNYTEKLTAIKEKTGLDEAVMTGKAMIKGQKVALAIMDSTFIMASMGTVVGEKITRLFEMAIDEKLPVVIFTASGGARMQEGIMSLMQMAKISAAVKKHSNAGLLYLTVLTDPTTGGVTASFAMLGDIILAEPQSLIGFAGRRVIEQTVRQTLPDDFQKAEFLLKHGFVDAIVKRQEMRDKLALLLKFHGGVKNV; translated from the coding sequence TTGGCTCTCTTTCAAAAGAAAAAATATATTAAAATTAACCCTAATCGTTCAACTGTTCAGGGAGAAATGGCTAAGCCTGAAGTTCCAGACGAACTTTTTGCCAAGTGTCCTGCTTGTAAACATAGTATTTATAGTCAAGACCTTGGTGACAGTAAAATCTGTCCCCACTGTGGCTATAATTTCCGTATTACGGCCCCAGAACGTTTGAAACTTTTAGTGGATACAGATTCATTTGAAGAAATGTTTACAGGGATTGAAACTAAAAACCCACTTGATTTCCCGAACTATACTGAAAAACTCACAGCCATTAAAGAAAAGACAGGCTTAGATGAAGCTGTAATGACAGGCAAGGCGATGATAAAAGGGCAAAAAGTTGCCCTCGCTATCATGGACTCAACTTTTATCATGGCTTCGATGGGGACTGTTGTTGGTGAAAAAATAACACGTCTTTTTGAAATGGCTATTGATGAAAAACTTCCAGTAGTTATATTTACAGCTTCTGGCGGTGCCCGTATGCAAGAAGGTATTATGTCCCTCATGCAAATGGCTAAAATCTCAGCAGCTGTTAAAAAGCACTCGAATGCTGGATTACTCTATCTTACGGTCTTGACAGACCCCACAACTGGAGGAGTAACTGCTTCCTTTGCCATGTTAGGCGATATTATTTTAGCTGAGCCTCAATCTTTGATTGGTTTTGCTGGTCGACGTGTTATCGAGCAGACTGTTCGTCAGACTTTGCCAGATGACTTCCAAAAGGCAGAGTTTCTGTTGAAACACGGCTTCGTGGATGCTATTGTAAAACGTCAAGAGATGCGTGATAAACTTGCCTTGCTCTTGAAATTTCATGGGGGTGTGAAAAATGTCTGA
- the metG gene encoding methionine--tRNA ligase, whose product MTENKNFYITTPIYYPSGKLHLGSSYTTIACDVLARYKRLMGFDTFYLTGLDEHGMKIQRKAEELGMTPKEYLDPMAEDVKELWKMLDISYDKFIRTTDKYHEEAVQKAFEQLLAQDDIYLDKYAGWYSVSDEEFFTETQLEEVYYDADGNVTGGKAPSGHEVEWVEEESYFFRMSKYAEWLLDYYETHPDFIQPEIRKNEMVNNFIKPGLEDLAVSRTTFTWGIPVKSNPKHVVYVWLDALLNYVTALGYGSDDTSKLDKFWPGVNMVGKEIVRFHTIYWPIMLHALGMQPPKQVFGHGWLVMKDGKMSKSKGNVVYPDMLVNRYGLDPVRYYLMRALPFGSDGVFSPEDFIDRINYDLANDLGNLLNRTVAMVNKYNGGVLVKNEATTEYDAALETVLAETLEKFHTAMDKFEFNVALNEVWVLISRTNKYIDETAPWVLAKSEDDKDKLNNVLYHLAENLRVVAALLQPFMRATSKKIFAQLGLADEEFSLEDLAFGYEFSNKVVEKGEPVFPRLDKEEEVDYIKLQMAGGKLPEKEWVPEDVKLNLTLPEIKFDDFEKIELKVAEVLEVSRVEGSDRLLRFKLDAGDEEPRQILSGIAEFYPNEQEFVGKKLQIVANLKPRKMMKKYVSQGMILSAEFDGKLRVLEAPADVPAGSLIG is encoded by the coding sequence ATGACTGAAAACAAGAACTTTTACATCACGACACCGATTTATTATCCATCGGGTAAGTTACACCTTGGCTCAAGCTATACAACTATTGCTTGTGACGTTCTCGCACGTTATAAACGTTTGATGGGCTTTGATACTTTTTACCTGACAGGTCTTGATGAACATGGTATGAAAATTCAACGTAAAGCTGAAGAACTCGGCATGACACCTAAAGAATATCTGGACCCTATGGCAGAAGATGTTAAAGAGTTATGGAAAATGTTGGATATTTCTTATGATAAATTTATCCGTACAACAGACAAATATCATGAAGAAGCCGTTCAAAAAGCTTTTGAGCAACTTTTGGCACAAGATGATATCTATCTGGATAAGTATGCAGGTTGGTACTCAGTGTCAGATGAAGAATTCTTTACTGAAACACAGCTGGAAGAAGTTTATTATGATGCCGATGGTAATGTAACTGGAGGTAAGGCACCCTCAGGACATGAGGTTGAGTGGGTTGAAGAAGAATCATACTTCTTCCGCATGAGCAAATATGCCGAATGGCTTTTAGATTATTATGAAACTCATCCAGACTTCATCCAGCCTGAAATCCGTAAAAATGAGATGGTCAACAACTTTATCAAGCCAGGTTTGGAAGATTTAGCAGTGAGCCGTACAACCTTTACATGGGGAATTCCAGTTAAGTCAAATCCTAAGCACGTTGTTTATGTCTGGCTGGATGCCTTGCTTAACTATGTAACTGCCTTAGGCTATGGTTCAGATGATACAAGTAAACTTGATAAATTCTGGCCCGGTGTGAACATGGTGGGTAAAGAAATCGTTCGTTTCCATACAATCTACTGGCCTATCATGCTTCATGCTTTGGGCATGCAACCACCAAAACAAGTTTTTGGTCATGGATGGCTCGTGATGAAAGACGGTAAAATGTCTAAGTCTAAAGGAAATGTTGTTTACCCAGATATGTTGGTCAACCGTTACGGACTTGATCCAGTACGCTACTATCTGATGCGTGCTTTGCCTTTTGGTTCAGATGGTGTCTTCTCACCCGAAGACTTTATCGACCGTATCAATTATGACTTGGCTAATGACCTTGGAAACTTGCTCAACCGTACAGTAGCAATGGTAAACAAGTACAATGGTGGTGTTTTAGTCAAAAACGAGGCTACAACCGAGTACGATGCTGCTTTGGAAACGGTTTTGGCTGAAACGTTGGAAAAATTCCATACAGCTATGGATAAGTTTGAGTTCAATGTAGCTCTCAATGAAGTCTGGGTGCTTATCTCACGGACAAATAAATATATTGATGAAACGGCTCCTTGGGTCTTAGCCAAGTCCGAAGACGACAAAGACAAACTCAATAATGTGCTCTATCATTTAGCTGAAAATCTTCGTGTTGTAGCTGCACTCTTGCAACCTTTCATGCGTGCTACAAGCAAGAAAATTTTTGCACAGTTAGGTTTGGCTGACGAAGAATTTTCACTGGAAGACTTGGCCTTTGGTTATGAATTTAGCAACAAAGTTGTAGAAAAAGGTGAACCCGTCTTCCCCCGTTTGGATAAGGAAGAAGAAGTGGACTATATCAAACTGCAAATGGCTGGGGGGAAACTTCCCGAAAAAGAATGGGTACCTGAGGATGTTAAGCTTAATCTGACTCTACCAGAAATCAAGTTTGATGACTTTGAAAAGATTGAGTTAAAAGTTGCCGAAGTACTGGAAGTTAGTCGTGTTGAAGGGTCAGATCGTCTGTTGCGCTTCAAGTTGGATGCTGGAGATGAAGAGCCACGCCAAATCTTGTCAGGGATTGCGGAGTTCTATCCAAATGAACAAGAATTTGTGGGTAAAAAACTCCAAATCGTAGCAAACTTGAAACCACGTAAAATGATGAAAAAATATGTCAGTCAAGGTATGATTCTTTCCGCAGAATTTGATGGCAAATTGCGCGTGCTTGAAGCACCTGCAGATGTACCTGCTGGTTCTTTGATTGGATAA
- a CDS encoding exodeoxyribonuclease III, whose protein sequence is MTYKFISWNIDSLNAALTGTSPRAALSVAVVEQLASSEADVIAIQETKLNGDLKKTNKVLEALASHFPEYKMVHRISTPPARKGYSGTMFLYKNSLPEPIITLPEIGAPDTMDSEGRIITLEFPEFFVTTVYTPNAGDALSRLDLRGQWDDQYRAYLQMLDLQKPVLACGDFNAAYTEIDLANPKGNRNSAGFTDQEREKFGLLLEAGFTDSFRKIHGNVESYFAPGRSIYTWFAQRSRTAKINNSGWRIDYWLVSNRLADKIRRAEPLDSGARQDHVPIVLEIDI, encoded by the coding sequence ATGACCTACAAATTTATCTCCTGGAACATCGATTCGCTGAATGCAGCTTTGACTGGAACAAGTCCTCGCGCAGCTCTGTCTGTAGCTGTCGTGGAACAGCTTGCCTCCTCTGAAGCAGATGTTATCGCTATTCAAGAAACAAAACTGAATGGTGATCTAAAAAAAACAAACAAAGTCTTGGAAGCTTTAGCCAGTCATTTCCCAGAATATAAGATGGTTCACCGTATCAGTACCCCACCTGCACGTAAAGGCTACTCTGGTACAATGTTTCTTTACAAAAATAGTCTGCCAGAGCCAATCATAACGCTACCCGAAATTGGAGCACCTGATACAATGGATAGCGAAGGGCGCATCATTACGCTCGAGTTTCCTGAGTTTTTTGTGACAACTGTTTACACTCCAAATGCCGGTGATGCGCTTAGCCGTTTAGATCTTCGTGGCCAGTGGGACGACCAATACCGTGCTTACTTGCAAATGCTTGATCTTCAAAAACCCGTCTTAGCTTGTGGGGATTTCAACGCGGCCTACACTGAGATAGACCTTGCAAATCCTAAAGGTAACCGTAACTCTGCAGGCTTTACCGATCAAGAACGTGAAAAATTTGGTCTTCTCCTCGAAGCGGGTTTCACCGACAGTTTCCGTAAAATTCATGGCAATGTTGAAAGTTATTTTGCACCAGGACGCAGTATTTATACTTGGTTTGCTCAACGTTCTCGTACAGCAAAAATCAATAACTCTGGCTGGAGAATTGACTACTGGTTAGTCTCTAATCGATTGGCTGATAAGATTAGACGTGCAGAGCCTCTTGACTCTGGAGCCCGTCAGGATCATGTGCCTATTGTGTTAGAAATAGATATTTAA
- a CDS encoding GlsB/YeaQ/YmgE family stress response membrane protein: MIWSLIVGALIGMAAGAITSKGSSMGCIANIVAGLLGSFVGQKLLGNWGPHLAGMALVPSIVGAIIVVLVASALFGKKDN; encoded by the coding sequence ATGATTTGGTCACTTATCGTAGGTGCGTTAATCGGTATGGCAGCCGGAGCGATCACCTCAAAAGGCTCAAGCATGGGCTGTATCGCAAATATTGTCGCGGGGCTTCTCGGTTCCTTCGTTGGTCAGAAACTTCTAGGAAACTGGGGACCACATTTAGCGGGAATGGCTTTAGTCCCATCTATTGTGGGGGCAATCATCGTGGTTCTTGTCGCTTCTGCTTTGTTTGGGAAAAAAGATAATTAA
- the accC gene encoding acetyl-CoA carboxylase biotin carboxylase subunit, with translation MFNKILIANRGEIAVRIIRAARELGVATVAVYSEADREALHVALADEAICIGPARATESYLNMNNILEAAVATGAQAIHPGFGFLSENSKFARLCEEMNIKFIGPSAQVMDMMGDKINARAEMVKAGVPVTPGSEGEVYTSEEALELATKIGYPVMLKASAGGGGKGIRKVSNADELLPAFEAATAEAKAAFGNGAMFIERMIFPARHIEVQILADQHGNVIHLGERDCSLQRNNQKVLEESPSVAIGHTLRERICQAAVKAAAHVGYENAGTIEFLLDEASGDFFFMEMNTRVQVEHPVTEFVSGVDIVKEQIRIADGQELSVKQEDVEFKGHAIECRINAENPKFNFAPSPGKITNLFLPSGGVGLRVDSAMYTGYTIPPYYDSMIAKVIVHGENRFEALMKMQRALMEFDVEGLTTNIDFQLELISDNNVIAGDYDTSFLASTFLPEYLKK, from the coding sequence ATGTTTAATAAAATATTAATTGCCAACCGTGGCGAAATTGCAGTACGTATCATTCGTGCGGCGCGTGAGCTTGGGGTAGCTACTGTTGCTGTTTATTCAGAAGCAGACCGTGAAGCCTTGCATGTGGCTCTTGCAGATGAAGCAATCTGTATTGGCCCTGCGCGTGCAACAGAATCATACTTGAATATGAATAATATCTTGGAAGCAGCAGTAGCGACTGGTGCCCAAGCTATCCACCCAGGTTTTGGATTCTTGAGTGAAAACTCAAAATTTGCACGCCTTTGTGAAGAAATGAATATCAAATTTATCGGCCCTTCCGCTCAAGTAATGGATATGATGGGTGATAAAATCAATGCCCGTGCTGAAATGGTGAAAGCAGGAGTCCCCGTAACCCCAGGTTCTGAAGGGGAAGTTTACACAAGTGAGGAAGCATTAGAGCTTGCCACAAAAATTGGCTATCCCGTCATGCTTAAAGCATCAGCCGGTGGTGGTGGGAAAGGTATTCGTAAAGTCAGCAATGCTGATGAATTACTCCCTGCTTTTGAAGCAGCAACTGCTGAGGCGAAAGCCGCTTTTGGTAATGGCGCAATGTTTATTGAGCGCATGATTTTCCCAGCACGTCATATTGAAGTGCAAATCCTGGCAGACCAACATGGCAATGTTATTCACTTAGGTGAACGTGACTGTTCACTTCAACGTAATAATCAGAAAGTTCTAGAAGAAAGTCCCTCTGTAGCTATTGGGCATACTTTACGTGAACGTATTTGTCAGGCAGCTGTAAAAGCTGCAGCCCATGTCGGTTATGAAAATGCAGGAACCATTGAATTCCTCTTAGATGAAGCTTCAGGCGACTTTTTCTTCATGGAAATGAACACGCGTGTACAGGTCGAACACCCTGTTACGGAGTTTGTTTCAGGTGTGGATATTGTAAAAGAACAAATCCGTATCGCTGATGGTCAGGAATTATCCGTTAAACAAGAAGATGTTGAGTTCAAGGGCCATGCTATCGAGTGCCGCATCAATGCTGAAAATCCTAAGTTTAACTTTGCACCAAGTCCTGGTAAAATTACAAACCTCTTTCTTCCAAGTGGTGGCGTAGGTTTACGTGTGGACTCTGCTATGTATACAGGCTACACTATTCCGCCTTACTATGATTCAATGATTGCTAAAGTCATTGTCCACGGGGAAAATCGTTTTGAAGCCCTGATGAAAATGCAACGTGCTTTGATGGAGTTTGATGTTGAAGGTTTGACAACAAATATTGATTTTCAATTGGAACTCATTTCAGATAATAATGTTATTGCGGGTGACTACGATACAAGCTTCTTGGCGTCGACATTTTTGCCAGAATACTTGAAAAAATAA
- the fabZ gene encoding 3-hydroxyacyl-ACP dehydratase FabZ, with the protein MAEVNIDVTKIMEALPHRYPFLLVDRVIDIADDEITAIKNVTINEEFFQGHFPQYPVMPGVLIMEALAQAAGVLELSKPENKGKLVFYAGMDNVKYKKQVVPGDQLVLHAKFIKRRGPIAVVEAEAKVDGKLAAKGTLTFALGK; encoded by the coding sequence ATGGCAGAAGTAAATATTGATGTTACCAAAATAATGGAGGCCTTGCCTCACCGCTATCCTTTCCTCTTGGTGGATCGCGTTATTGATATCGCTGATGATGAAATCACAGCAATAAAAAATGTAACGATAAATGAAGAATTCTTCCAAGGACATTTCCCCCAATATCCAGTTATGCCAGGCGTTTTGATCATGGAGGCCTTGGCTCAAGCTGCGGGTGTTTTAGAATTGTCTAAACCTGAAAACAAAGGTAAACTTGTCTTCTATGCGGGTATGGATAACGTCAAATATAAGAAACAAGTTGTTCCAGGTGACCAACTTGTCTTACATGCTAAATTTATTAAACGTCGTGGACCAATTGCTGTTGTTGAAGCAGAAGCTAAAGTAGATGGCAAATTGGCAGCAAAAGGTACTTTGACTTTTGCCCTCGGAAAATAA
- the fabF gene encoding beta-ketoacyl-ACP synthase II produces MNRVVITGYGVTSAIGNTPEEFWNGLKSGKTGIGPITHFDAEATGISVAAEVKDFPFEKHFEKKDARRMDTFSLYAVYAALEAMEMSGINPENTNYDRLGCIMASGIGGLEQTQKNSQALLKGPRKVTPLYVPLAIANMATGNVALRTGARGVSRAEVTACAAGANSIGSAFREIKHGYADAIIAGGAEAAICELGIAGFANLTALTKETDASIACRPFDKDRSGFVMGEGAGVLILESLEHAKARGANILAEIVGYGNTNDAYHMTTPSGVGAENAMKLALEEAGISGADIDYINAHGTSTHANEETEAKAIHNVIGDKALVSSTKALHGHALGATGAIEAVATVQAILNQFAPVNAGTKELDEGMTINVVLGQGQDAEINYALSQDFGFGGHNAVLAFKKYTD; encoded by the coding sequence ATGAATCGTGTAGTCATTACAGGTTATGGTGTAACTAGTGCTATCGGTAATACACCAGAAGAATTTTGGAATGGTCTTAAATCTGGTAAAACAGGTATCGGTCCAATTACGCACTTTGATGCTGAAGCGACTGGAATCAGCGTAGCAGCTGAAGTAAAAGATTTTCCATTTGAAAAACATTTTGAGAAAAAAGATGCGCGTCGCATGGATACTTTCTCACTTTATGCAGTTTATGCTGCACTGGAAGCAATGGAAATGTCTGGTATCAACCCAGAAAACACCAACTATGATCGCTTAGGATGTATTATGGCATCGGGTATCGGTGGCTTGGAACAAACACAAAAGAATTCCCAAGCATTGCTTAAAGGCCCACGTAAAGTAACACCTCTTTATGTTCCTTTGGCTATTGCTAATATGGCAACCGGAAATGTCGCTTTGCGTACTGGCGCTCGTGGTGTATCACGCGCTGAAGTTACAGCATGTGCAGCAGGCGCTAACTCTATCGGTTCCGCATTCCGCGAAATCAAACACGGTTATGCAGATGCAATCATCGCTGGTGGTGCTGAAGCTGCAATTTGTGAACTTGGTATCGCTGGTTTTGCTAACTTGACTGCTTTGACAAAAGAAACAGATGCTTCTATCGCATGTCGTCCATTTGACAAAGACCGTTCTGGTTTTGTTATGGGTGAAGGTGCTGGGGTCTTGATCTTGGAAAGCCTTGAGCATGCCAAAGCACGTGGTGCGAATATCTTAGCAGAAATCGTTGGTTATGGGAATACAAATGATGCTTACCACATGACAACACCATCAGGTGTTGGTGCGGAAAATGCGATGAAACTTGCTTTGGAAGAAGCAGGAATTTCTGGAGCAGATATTGATTATATCAATGCACACGGAACTTCAACTCATGCAAATGAAGAAACAGAAGCAAAAGCTATCCATAATGTGATTGGCGATAAAGCTTTGGTTTCCTCAACAAAAGCCTTGCATGGACATGCTCTTGGTGCTACTGGTGCTATCGAAGCAGTTGCTACAGTACAAGCTATTTTGAATCAGTTTGCGCCAGTTAATGCTGGAACAAAAGAATTGGATGAAGGAATGACAATCAATGTTGTTCTGGGCCAAGGACAAGATGCTGAAATCAACTATGCTTTGTCACAAGACTTTGGTTTTGGTGGTCACAATGCCGTATTAGCATTTAAAAAGTATACGGACTAG
- the accB gene encoding acetyl-CoA carboxylase biotin carboxyl carrier protein produces the protein MNINEVKDLMKQFDGSSLREFSWRTAEGELSFSKNENKILAAPAAPALAETKVSAPVPVSETNAERTGEVEAMDEVSTAEGEAVTSPLVGVAYLKAAPGKPDFVSVGDTVKKGQTLLIIEAMKVMNEIPAPKDGVITEIMVSAEDVIEFGQELVRIK, from the coding sequence ATGAATATTAACGAAGTAAAAGATTTGATGAAACAGTTTGATGGTTCTAGCTTGCGTGAGTTTTCTTGGCGTACAGCAGAAGGTGAACTTTCATTCTCAAAAAATGAAAATAAAATACTTGCAGCTCCTGCAGCTCCAGCGCTTGCTGAAACAAAAGTAAGTGCTCCAGTTCCAGTCAGTGAAACAAATGCGGAACGCACTGGCGAAGTTGAAGCTATGGATGAAGTTTCTACAGCAGAAGGTGAAGCAGTAACAAGTCCATTGGTTGGTGTGGCTTACTTGAAAGCAGCACCAGGGAAACCTGATTTTGTCTCTGTTGGAGATACTGTTAAAAAAGGCCAAACTTTGCTTATTATTGAAGCGATGAAAGTGATGAACGAAATCCCAGCACCAAAAGACGGTGTGATTACTGAAATCATGGTAAGTGCTGAAGATGTGATTGAATTCGGTCAAGAATTGGTTCGCATTAAATAA
- a CDS encoding arsenate reductase family protein, with translation MYDFYEYPKCSTCRKAKATLDMLDIDYNDIDIKTNPPKAEQFEKWFADFPVKTFFNTSGLVYRELGLKDKLAGLSNREAAELLASNGMLVKRPLIVKDDQVLLIGFKQEKYQEVLKH, from the coding sequence ATGTACGACTTTTACGAATATCCAAAATGCTCAACCTGTCGCAAGGCGAAGGCGACTTTGGATATGCTAGACATTGATTATAATGATATTGATATTAAGACCAATCCGCCAAAAGCCGAACAGTTTGAAAAATGGTTTGCCGACTTTCCTGTCAAAACTTTTTTCAATACGAGTGGTTTGGTCTATCGTGAGCTAGGTTTGAAGGATAAACTCGCAGGGCTGTCCAACCGTGAAGCTGCCGAACTCTTAGCTTCAAATGGCATGCTCGTGAAACGTCCGTTAATTGTGAAGGATGACCAAGTTTTACTGATAGGTTTTAAACAAGAGAAGTATCAGGAAGTTCTGAAGCACTGA
- the accA gene encoding acetyl-CoA carboxylase carboxyl transferase subunit alpha: MSDIAEIINKARANDRVSVREIIVAIFTDFFELHGDRQFIDDEAIVGGIATFQGQAVTVIGIQKGKNLEENLATNFGQPGPNGYRKALRLMKQAEKFKRPIITFVNTAGAYPGIEAEERGQGEAIARNLFEMSDLKVPVLTFITGEGGSGGALALAVANKVYMLENAMYSVLSPEGFATILWKDGSRRDEAADLMKIKAADQLQMGIIEGIIEEENLMENLRLTIQSELQKLGQLSEEELQESRYQRFRKY; this comes from the coding sequence ATGTCTGATATTGCAGAGATTATTAATAAAGCACGTGCGAATGACCGTGTATCTGTACGTGAGATTATTGTCGCTATTTTTACGGACTTCTTTGAACTGCATGGGGACCGACAATTTATAGATGATGAAGCTATTGTTGGTGGGATTGCTACTTTTCAAGGGCAAGCTGTGACTGTTATTGGGATTCAAAAAGGAAAAAATCTTGAAGAAAACTTGGCGACTAACTTTGGCCAACCCGGCCCTAATGGCTATCGTAAAGCTTTGCGCTTGATGAAACAAGCTGAAAAGTTTAAACGCCCCATTATTACTTTCGTTAATACCGCAGGTGCATATCCTGGGATTGAGGCAGAGGAGCGTGGACAAGGTGAAGCTATCGCTCGTAATCTCTTTGAGATGTCGGACTTAAAAGTTCCGGTTCTAACCTTTATCACTGGCGAGGGTGGCTCAGGAGGCGCGCTCGCTTTAGCTGTTGCAAATAAAGTTTACATGCTAGAGAATGCGATGTATTCGGTACTTTCTCCTGAGGGTTTTGCAACTATTCTCTGGAAAGATGGCTCCCGTCGTGATGAAGCAGCAGACTTGATGAAGATTAAAGCTGCTGATCAACTGCAGATGGGGATCATCGAAGGTATCATTGAAGAAGAAAATCTCATGGAAAACTTGAGACTGACTATTCAGAGTGAGCTTCAAAAACTTGGGCAACTTTCAGAAGAAGAACTTCAAGAAAGTCGCTATCAACGTTTTAGAAAATATTAA
- the fabG gene encoding 3-oxoacyl-[acyl-carrier-protein] reductase, with translation MEIKNKNVFVTGSTRGIGKAIALQFAQAGANVIINGRSAISEELLSEFTAFGVKAVGISGDISQSEDAKRMVAEAVETLGSVDILVNNAGITRDGLSLKMSEEDFEAVLKINLTGAFNMTQAVLKPMTRAREGAIINITSVVGLIGNAGQANYAASKAGLIGLTKSIAREVAGRNVRVNAVAPGFIDSDMTEVLSDKVKDAMKGQIPMKRFGNPEEVASVVKFLAEQEYMTGQVLSIDGGMAM, from the coding sequence ATGGAAATTAAAAATAAAAATGTCTTTGTGACTGGCTCAACACGCGGTATTGGTAAGGCCATTGCTTTACAGTTTGCCCAAGCCGGTGCTAACGTAATTATTAATGGGCGTTCAGCGATTTCTGAAGAACTCTTGTCTGAGTTTACAGCCTTTGGTGTCAAAGCTGTAGGGATATCAGGAGATATCTCACAGTCTGAAGATGCTAAACGTATGGTAGCAGAAGCAGTTGAAACTTTGGGATCAGTCGATATCTTAGTTAATAATGCGGGAATCACTCGTGATGGCTTATCTTTGAAGATGAGCGAAGAAGATTTTGAAGCGGTATTGAAAATCAACCTTACCGGTGCTTTCAATATGACTCAGGCGGTCTTAAAACCAATGACGCGCGCGCGCGAAGGTGCAATTATCAATATTACTTCTGTAGTAGGTTTGATTGGTAATGCAGGACAAGCCAACTATGCGGCTTCTAAAGCTGGCTTGATTGGTTTGACAAAATCAATTGCCCGCGAAGTTGCTGGTCGTAATGTCCGGGTCAATGCTGTTGCGCCAGGCTTTATTGATTCTGATATGACTGAAGTTCTTTCAGATAAAGTCAAAGATGCAATGAAAGGTCAAATTCCAATGAAGCGCTTTGGTAATCCAGAAGAAGTCGCTTCAGTAGTGAAATTCCTTGCTGAGCAAGAATATATGACAGGACAAGTATTGTCTATTGATGGCGGGATGGCAATGTAA